The following are encoded together in the Rana temporaria chromosome 12, aRanTem1.1, whole genome shotgun sequence genome:
- the LOC120919230 gene encoding histone-lysine N-methyltransferase 2D-like isoform X1, producing MLPGDQLPSRPNPGAGHSSGLLIQLPSRPNPGAGHSSGLLIQLPSRPNPGAGHSSGLLIQLPSRPNPGAGHSSGLLIQLPSRPNPGAGHSSGLLIQLPSRPNPGAGHSSGLLIQLPSRPDPGAGHSSGLLIQLPSRPNPGAGHSSGLLIQLPSRPNPGAGHSSGLLIQLLSLPDPGAGHSSGLLIQLPSRPNPGAGHSSGLLIQLPSRPNPGAGHSSGLLIQLPSRPNPGAGHSSGLLIQLPSRPNPGAGHSSGLLIQLPSRPNPGAGHSSGLLIQLPSRPDPGAGHSSGLLIQLPSRPNPGAGHSSGLLIQLPSRPNPGAGHSSGLLIQLPSRPDPGAGHSSGLLIQLPSRPDPGAGHSSGLLIQLPSRPDPGAGHSSGLLIQLPSRPNPGAGHSSGLLIQLPSRTDPGAGHSSGLLIQLPSRPNPGAGHSSGLLIQLPSRTDPGAGHSSGLLIQLPSRPNPGAGHSSGLLIQLPSRPNPGAGHSSGLLIQLPSRPDPGAGHSSGLLIQLPSRPNPGAGHSSGLLIQLPSRPNPGAGHSSGLLIQLPSRPNPGAGHSSGLLIQLPSRPDPGAGHSSGLLIQLPSRPDPGAGHSSGLLIQLPSRPNPGAGHSSGLLIQLPSRPDPGAGHSSGLLIQLPSRPNPGAGHSSGLLIQLPSRPNPGAGHSSGLLIQLPSRPNPGAGHSSGLLIQLPSRPNPGAGHSSGLLIQLPSRPNPGAGHSSGLLIQLPSRPNPGAGHSSGLLIQLPSRPNPGAGHSSGLLIQLPSRPNPGAGHSSGLLIQLPSRPNPGAGHSSGLLIQLPSRPNPGAGHSSGLLIQLPSRPNPGAGHSSGLLIQLPSRPNPGAGHSSGLLIQLPSRPDPGAGHSSGLLIQLPSRPNPGAGHSSGLLIQLPSRPNPGAGHSSGLLDLL from the exons ATGCTGCCCGGTGACCAGCTTCCATCGAGGCCTAATCCAGGGGCAGGTCACAGCTCCGGCCTCCTAATACAGCTTCCATCGAGGCCTAACCCAGGGGCAGGTCACAGCTCCGGCCTCCTAATACAGCTTCCATCGAGGCCTAATCCAGGGGCAGGTCACAGCTCCGGCCTCCTAATACAGCTTCCATCGAGGCCTAACCCAGGGGCAG GTCACAGCTCCGGCCTCCTAATACAGCTTCCATCGAGGCCTAATCCAGGGGCCGGTCACAGCTCCGGCCTCCTAATACAGCTTCCATCGAGGCCTAATCCAGGGGCAGGTCACAGCTCCGGCCTCCTAATACAGCTTCCATCGAGGCCTGATCCAGGGGCCGGTCACAGCTCCGGCCTCCTAATACAGCTTCCATCGAGGCCTAATCCAGGGGCAGGTCACAGCTCCGGCCTCCTAATACAGCTTCCATCGAGGCCTAATCCAGGGGCAGGTCACAGCTCCGGCCTCCTAATACAGCTTCTATCGTTGCCTGATCCAGGGGCAGGTCACAGCTCCGGCCTCCTAATACAGCTTCCATCGAGGCCTAATCCAGGGGCAGGTCACAGCTCCGGCCTCCTAATACAGCTTCCATCGAGGCCTAATCCAGGGGCAGGTCACAGCTCCGGCCTCCTAATACAGCTTCCATCGAGGCCTAATCCAGGGGCAGGTCACAGCTCCGGCCTCCTAATACAGCTTCCATCGAGGCCTAATCCAGGGGCAGGTCACAGCTCCGGCCTCCTAATACAGCTTCCATCGAGGCCTAATCCAGGGGCAGGTCACAGCTCCGGCCTCCTAATACAGCTTCCATCGAGGCCTGATCCAGGGGCCGGTCACAGCTCCGGCCTCCTAATACAGCTTCCATCGAGGCCTAATCCAGGGGCAGGTCACAGCTCCGGCCTCCTAATACAGCTTCCATCGAGGCCTAATCCAGGGGCAGGTCACAGCTCCGGCCTCCTAATACAGCTTCCATCGAGGCCTGATCCAGGGGCCGGTCACAGCTCCGGCCTCCTAATACAGCTTCCATCGAGGCCTGATCCAGGGGCCGGTCACAGCTCCGGCCTCCTAATACAGCTTCCATCGAGGCCTGATCCAGGGGCAG GTCACAGCTCCGGCCTCCTAATACAGCTTCCATCGAGGCCTAATCCAGGGGCAGGTCACAGCTCCGGCCTTCTAATACAGCTTCCATCGAGGACTGATCCAGGGGCCGGTCACAGCTCCGGCCTCCTAATACAGCTTCCATCGAGGCCTAATCCAGGGGCAGGTCACAGCTCCGGCCTTCTAATACAGCTTCCATCGAGGACTGATCCAGGGGCCGGTCACAGCTCCGGCCTCCTAATACAGCTTCCATCGAGGCCTAATCCAGGGGCCGGTCACAGCTCCGGCCTCCTAATACAGCTTCCATCGAGGCCTAATCCAGGGGCAGGTCACAGCTCCGGCCTCCTAATACAGCTTCCATCGAGGCCTGATCCAGGGGCCGGTCACAGCTCCGGCCTCCTAATACAGCTTCCATCGAGGCCTAATCCAGGGGCAGGTCACAGCTCCGGCCTCCTAATACAGCTTCCATCGAGGCCTAATCCAGGGGCAGGTCACAGCTCCGGCCTTCTAATACAGCTTCCATCGAGGCCTAATCCAGGGGCAGGTCACAGCTCCGGCCTCCTAATACAGCTTCCATCGAGGCCTGATCCAGGGGCCGGTCACAGCTCCGGCCTCCTAATACAGCTTCCATCGAGGCCTGATCCAGGGGCAGGTCACAGCTCCGGCCTCCTAATACAGCTTCCATCGAGGCCTAATCCAGGGGCAGGTCACAGCTCCGGCCTCCTAATACAGCTTCCATCGAGGCCTGATCCAGGGGCCGGTCACAGCTCCGGCCTTCTAATACAGCTTCCATCGAGGCCTAATCCAGGGGCCGGTCACAGCTCCGGCCTCCTAATACAGCTTCCATCGAGGCCTAATCCAGGGGCCGGTCACAGCTCCGGCCTCCTAATACAGCTTCCATCGAGGCCTAATCCAGGGGCAGGTCACAGCTCCGGCCTCCTAATACAGCTTCCATCGAGGCCTAATCCAGGGGCAGGCCACAGCTCCGGCCTCCTAATACAGCTTCCATCGAGGCCTAATCCAGGGGCAGGCCACAGCTCCGGCCTCCTAATACAGCTTCCATCGAGGCCTAATCCAGGGGCCGGTCACAGCTCCGGCCTCCTAATACAGCTTCCATCGAGGCCTAATCCAGGGGCCGGTCACAGCTCCGGCCTCCTAATACAGCTTCCATCGAGGCCTAATCCAGGGGCCGGTCACAGCTCCGGCCTCCTAATACAGCTTCCATCGAGGCCTAATCCAGGGGCCGGTCACAGCTCCGGCCTCCTAATACAGCTTCCATCGAGGCCTAATCCAGGGGCAGGTCACAGCTCCGGCCTCCTAATACAGCTTCCATCGAGGCCTAATCCAGGGGCCGGTCACAGCTCCGGCCTCCTAATACAGCTTCCATCGAGGCCTAATCCAGGGGCAGGTCACAGCTCTGGCCTTCTAATACAGCTTCCATCGAGGCCTGATCCAGGGGCCGGTCACAGCTCCGGCCTCCTAATACAGCTTCCATCGAGGCCTAATCCAGGGGCCGGTCACAGCTCCGGCCTCCTAATACAGCTTCCATCGAGGCCTAATCCAGGGGCAGGTCACAGCTCTGGCCTTCTAGATCTTCTATAG
- the LOC120919230 gene encoding histone-lysine N-methyltransferase 2D-like isoform X2: protein MLPGDQLPSRPNPGAGHSSGLLIQLPSRPNPGAGHSSGLLIQLPSRPNPGAGHSSGLLIQLPSRPNPGAGHSSGLLIQLPSRPNPGAGHSSGLLIQLPSRPDPGAGHSSGLLIQLPSRPNPGAGHSSGLLIQLPSRPNPGAGHSSGLLIQLLSLPDPGAGHSSGLLIQLPSRPNPGAGHSSGLLIQLPSRPNPGAGHSSGLLIQLPSRPNPGAGHSSGLLIQLPSRPNPGAGHSSGLLIQLPSRPNPGAGHSSGLLIQLPSRPDPGAGHSSGLLIQLPSRPNPGAGHSSGLLIQLPSRPNPGAGHSSGLLIQLPSRPDPGAGHSSGLLIQLPSRPDPGAGHSSGLLIQLPSRPDPGAGHSSGLLIQLPSRPNPGAGHSSGLLIQLPSRTDPGAGHSSGLLIQLPSRPNPGAGHSSGLLIQLPSRTDPGAGHSSGLLIQLPSRPNPGAGHSSGLLIQLPSRPNPGAGHSSGLLIQLPSRPDPGAGHSSGLLIQLPSRPNPGAGHSSGLLIQLPSRPNPGAGHSSGLLIQLPSRPNPGAGHSSGLLIQLPSRPDPGAGHSSGLLIQLPSRPDPGAGHSSGLLIQLPSRPNPGAGHSSGLLIQLPSRPDPGAGHSSGLLIQLPSRPNPGAGHSSGLLIQLPSRPNPGAGHSSGLLIQLPSRPNPGAGHSSGLLIQLPSRPNPGAGHSSGLLIQLPSRPNPGAGHSSGLLIQLPSRPNPGAGHSSGLLIQLPSRPNPGAGHSSGLLIQLPSRPNPGAGHSSGLLIQLPSRPNPGAGHSSGLLIQLPSRPNPGAGHSSGLLIQLPSRPNPGAGHSSGLLIQLPSRPNPGAGHSSGLLIQLPSRPDPGAGHSSGLLIQLPSRPNPGAGHSSGLLIQLPSRPNPGAGHSSGLLDLL from the exons ATGCTGCCCGGTGACCAGCTTCCATCGAGGCCTAATCCAGGGGCAGGTCACAGCTCCGGCCTCCTAATACAGCTTCCATCGAGGCCTAACCCAGGGGCAGGTCACAGCTCCGGCCTCCTAATACAGCTTCCATCGAGGCCTAATCCAGGGGCAG GTCACAGCTCCGGCCTCCTAATACAGCTTCCATCGAGGCCTAATCCAGGGGCCGGTCACAGCTCCGGCCTCCTAATACAGCTTCCATCGAGGCCTAATCCAGGGGCAGGTCACAGCTCCGGCCTCCTAATACAGCTTCCATCGAGGCCTGATCCAGGGGCCGGTCACAGCTCCGGCCTCCTAATACAGCTTCCATCGAGGCCTAATCCAGGGGCAGGTCACAGCTCCGGCCTCCTAATACAGCTTCCATCGAGGCCTAATCCAGGGGCAGGTCACAGCTCCGGCCTCCTAATACAGCTTCTATCGTTGCCTGATCCAGGGGCAGGTCACAGCTCCGGCCTCCTAATACAGCTTCCATCGAGGCCTAATCCAGGGGCAGGTCACAGCTCCGGCCTCCTAATACAGCTTCCATCGAGGCCTAATCCAGGGGCAGGTCACAGCTCCGGCCTCCTAATACAGCTTCCATCGAGGCCTAATCCAGGGGCAGGTCACAGCTCCGGCCTCCTAATACAGCTTCCATCGAGGCCTAATCCAGGGGCAGGTCACAGCTCCGGCCTCCTAATACAGCTTCCATCGAGGCCTAATCCAGGGGCAGGTCACAGCTCCGGCCTCCTAATACAGCTTCCATCGAGGCCTGATCCAGGGGCCGGTCACAGCTCCGGCCTCCTAATACAGCTTCCATCGAGGCCTAATCCAGGGGCAGGTCACAGCTCCGGCCTCCTAATACAGCTTCCATCGAGGCCTAATCCAGGGGCAGGTCACAGCTCCGGCCTCCTAATACAGCTTCCATCGAGGCCTGATCCAGGGGCCGGTCACAGCTCCGGCCTCCTAATACAGCTTCCATCGAGGCCTGATCCAGGGGCCGGTCACAGCTCCGGCCTCCTAATACAGCTTCCATCGAGGCCTGATCCAGGGGCAG GTCACAGCTCCGGCCTCCTAATACAGCTTCCATCGAGGCCTAATCCAGGGGCAGGTCACAGCTCCGGCCTTCTAATACAGCTTCCATCGAGGACTGATCCAGGGGCCGGTCACAGCTCCGGCCTCCTAATACAGCTTCCATCGAGGCCTAATCCAGGGGCAGGTCACAGCTCCGGCCTTCTAATACAGCTTCCATCGAGGACTGATCCAGGGGCCGGTCACAGCTCCGGCCTCCTAATACAGCTTCCATCGAGGCCTAATCCAGGGGCCGGTCACAGCTCCGGCCTCCTAATACAGCTTCCATCGAGGCCTAATCCAGGGGCAGGTCACAGCTCCGGCCTCCTAATACAGCTTCCATCGAGGCCTGATCCAGGGGCCGGTCACAGCTCCGGCCTCCTAATACAGCTTCCATCGAGGCCTAATCCAGGGGCAGGTCACAGCTCCGGCCTCCTAATACAGCTTCCATCGAGGCCTAATCCAGGGGCAGGTCACAGCTCCGGCCTTCTAATACAGCTTCCATCGAGGCCTAATCCAGGGGCAGGTCACAGCTCCGGCCTCCTAATACAGCTTCCATCGAGGCCTGATCCAGGGGCCGGTCACAGCTCCGGCCTCCTAATACAGCTTCCATCGAGGCCTGATCCAGGGGCAGGTCACAGCTCCGGCCTCCTAATACAGCTTCCATCGAGGCCTAATCCAGGGGCAGGTCACAGCTCCGGCCTCCTAATACAGCTTCCATCGAGGCCTGATCCAGGGGCCGGTCACAGCTCCGGCCTTCTAATACAGCTTCCATCGAGGCCTAATCCAGGGGCCGGTCACAGCTCCGGCCTCCTAATACAGCTTCCATCGAGGCCTAATCCAGGGGCCGGTCACAGCTCCGGCCTCCTAATACAGCTTCCATCGAGGCCTAATCCAGGGGCAGGTCACAGCTCCGGCCTCCTAATACAGCTTCCATCGAGGCCTAATCCAGGGGCAGGCCACAGCTCCGGCCTCCTAATACAGCTTCCATCGAGGCCTAATCCAGGGGCAGGCCACAGCTCCGGCCTCCTAATACAGCTTCCATCGAGGCCTAATCCAGGGGCCGGTCACAGCTCCGGCCTCCTAATACAGCTTCCATCGAGGCCTAATCCAGGGGCCGGTCACAGCTCCGGCCTCCTAATACAGCTTCCATCGAGGCCTAATCCAGGGGCCGGTCACAGCTCCGGCCTCCTAATACAGCTTCCATCGAGGCCTAATCCAGGGGCCGGTCACAGCTCCGGCCTCCTAATACAGCTTCCATCGAGGCCTAATCCAGGGGCAGGTCACAGCTCCGGCCTCCTAATACAGCTTCCATCGAGGCCTAATCCAGGGGCCGGTCACAGCTCCGGCCTCCTAATACAGCTTCCATCGAGGCCTAATCCAGGGGCAGGTCACAGCTCTGGCCTTCTAATACAGCTTCCATCGAGGCCTGATCCAGGGGCCGGTCACAGCTCCGGCCTCCTAATACAGCTTCCATCGAGGCCTAATCCAGGGGCCGGTCACAGCTCCGGCCTCCTAATACAGCTTCCATCGAGGCCTAATCCAGGGGCAGGTCACAGCTCTGGCCTTCTAGATCTTCTATAG